From a single Equus asinus isolate D_3611 breed Donkey chromosome 2, EquAss-T2T_v2, whole genome shotgun sequence genomic region:
- the CCSAP gene encoding centriole, cilia and spindle-associated protein, with protein MSPGSGVKSEYMKRYREPRWDEYGPCYRELLHYRLGRRLLEQAHAPWLWDDWGPAGASDDSASSASSGAGGPSPQCTPASPPLPAEPTAQEGPDPAARGAPEEQGAEVAEAADAEAAEATALPALPVKDVKEKPEQQIGTKETDKVPDSIGPRQNQSALFARGNRKAVKSPQRSSSKIKENKHPFALYGWGEKQTDTGSQKTHNVCASAPVHEIHESALRAKNRRQVEKRKLVAQRQRAHSVDVEKNRKIKASSSENPWMTEYMRCYSARA; from the exons ATGTCCCCGGGGAGCGGGGTGAAGAGCGAGTACATGAAGCGCTACCGGGAGCCGCGCTGGGACGAGTACGGGCCGTGCTACCGCGAGCTGCTGCACTACCGCCTGGGCCGCCGGCTGCTCGAGCAGGCGCACGCGCCCTGGCTCTGGGACGActggggcccggccggcgcctcGGACGACTCGGCGTCGTCGGCGTCGTCGGGCGCCGGGGGCCCCTCGCCCCAATGCACCCCGGCCTCGCCGCCCCTGCCCGCCGAGCCCACGGCGCAGGAGGGTCCCGAtccggcggcgcgcggggccCCGGAGGAGCAGGGCGCGGAGGTCGCGGAGGCCGCGGATGCGGAGGCCGCCGAGGCCACGGCTCTGCCAG cactgccagtgaaagatgtaaaagaaaaacCTGAACAACAGATCGGAACAAAAGAGACTGACAAAGTACCCGACAGTATCGGACCTCGACAAAACCAAAGTGCCTTATTTGCTAGAGGAAATAGGAAAGCAGTCAAAAGTCCTCAAAGATCctcaagtaaaataaaagaaaataaacatccatTTGCTCTTTATGGGTGGGGAGAAAAACAGACAGATACAGGAAGCCAAAAAACACACAATGTCTGTGCTTCTGCCCCAGTGCATGAG ATTCACGAATCAGCATTACGAGCCAAGAACAGAAGACAggtggaaaaaaggaaactggTTGCTCAAAGGCAGCGTGCTCACTCTGTGGATGTGGAGAAGAACAGAAAGATAAAGGCTTCTTCCTCAGAGAATCCATGGATGACAGAATATATGAGATGCTATTCGGCAAGAGCCTAA